A genomic region of Haliotis asinina isolate JCU_RB_2024 chromosome 1, JCU_Hal_asi_v2, whole genome shotgun sequence contains the following coding sequences:
- the LOC137255609 gene encoding transmembrane emp24 domain-containing protein 6-like, which produces MASLYYYLVLTTLLLTSRLCPVCTEKVLGETMDEEFDFDGLPGVQHEFKVEVAAGKEDCFYQFAAEGSKLYVSFNVLRGGDRNINFFLIDQNHAVIDAHYEKPDAMVEADVKEKGYYQVCFDNTQSRYSSKLVYFYVVTIIMDKWTQYMSDVAEIQDLTVNLSTILEGVELSLTDVDKYQMHSRLNVIRDWYLLRANQRYVGYWSSALCVLVLVAGVGQVFFLRRMFRMPVVTPTSKPRA; this is translated from the exons ATGGCGTCCCTGTATTACTACCTCGTCTTGACAACACTTCTTCTAACCAGTAGACTGTGCCCGGTTTGTACGGAGAAGGTACTTGGTGAAACTATGGATGAGGAATTCGACTTTGATGGTCTTCCCGGCGTTCAGCATGAATTCAAAGTGGAAGTAGCGGCGGGGAAGGAAGACTGTTTTTATCAGTTTGCTGCGGAGGGAAGTAAACTTTATGTTTCCTTTAAC GTCTTGAGGGGCGGCGACAGAAACATCAACTTCTTCCTCATCGACCAGAACCATGCCGTGATAGACGCCCACTACGAAAAACCAGACGCCATGGTGGAGGCAGACGTCAAGGAAAAAG GCTACTACCAGGTCTGTTTCGACAACACACAGAGCAGGTACAGCAGCAAGTTGGTGTACTTCTACGTGGTGACCATCATTATGGACAAATGGACCCAGTATATGAGTGACGTGGCTGAGATTCAGGACCTGACTGTCAATCTATCC ACGATACTTGAGGGTGTGGAGCTGTCCCTGACTGATGTGGACAAATACCAGATGCACTCTCGCCTCAACGTCATACGTGACTGGTACCTCCTCAGAGCCAACCAACGCTACGTGGGGTACTGGTCATCAGCCCTGTGTGTTTTAGTCCTGGTGGCGGGGGTGGGGCAGGTGTTCTTCCTGAGGAGGATGTTTAGAATGCCCGTCGTCACCCCCACGTCCAAACCCCGGGCGTGA